In Oryctolagus cuniculus chromosome 18, mOryCun1.1, whole genome shotgun sequence, the DNA window CCCCCATCAAGTTCCCCCGCTCCAGCTTGAGGTAGGCTCGGTCGCCTTTCTCCATCTGGATCAGGACTCCGTTGCTGGCGGCCTCCCGGGTCACGTCCTGGTCACCGGCGAAGGCGGAGATCACCGGCCACCCGTTCAGCATGAGGCTCACCTGGAAAAGAGGAGGGCCCCCGTCAAAAGCGAGAGCCGGGCGTCCCTGAGCGGTGCCGCACGCGAAACCTCGGCGGGCGGCCGCGGGAGCCGCGGGGCACCTGCTGGCCACCGGGAGAAGGGGGCGGAGGTGCGGGCGGTTAAGAGTCTGCGCCCAAAACGGTAGTCGCCTCGCTCTGCTTTCTCCCAGGAGCACGCCAGGAGAATCGGATCGTGCTCCGCGATCCACTGTAATGACCCCAAGGtaccccccaccccgaccccagtCACTAAGAGGAACTCCGCTCCCGGCGCTCCGcggaaagcaaacaaaaacacagcCTCCGCCGCCCCGGGAACCGCGGCGCCGCGGAGAAAGGGCCGGCTGACAACCTCGCGCGGGGCTGCCTCGGTGCGCTCCGCGGCCAAGGCACGGTCTCCGTTCCGCCCCGAATCCTGCCAGGCCCGCCACTGACAGCTTTTGCCCTTGCGCTGCACCACCGACCACGGACCAGGCGCCCAGTCCTCGCCGCGCGGGCCGCTTCTGTCTACACTCAAAGGGGCCCTGGATACCGCTGGGGACCAGGAAAGCCTGCGCGCGACGGCCGGGGCTTGGCTGGAGCCGGGAGGGAGTGGCACTGCACCCTCTCCCCGCCAGGACGGAGGTCAGTCCCCCAAAGAGACGCCACGACACAGGGGACCTGTCCTGTCCACGCGGGCTAAAGACAAGCAAAGAAGCGCCTCGCGGGGCTTCTGTGCTGGGGCGGGGGTCGGGGTGCTGCCTTGAGTCTGGCGGGCAGCTTGAGGAAGCGGGAGCTGCCGGCGGTGCAAACCGCAACCTTCACACCAACTCCCCAGGGAGGACAGAAGGCAGAGCTCGCAACCCGCGCCTGGAGCCGCGGAGCCAGCGCGAGTGCGAGCCCCGGGGCCGCGAGGCGCCGCTGTCCGCACccctttccccccacccccacgccggCGGCCGCCTCGGCCTCCCAGCCCGCCCGCGGTCCGCCCGGCCCGGCAGCCGGCAGCCCCCCACCGGGGCCGAGGTGGGccctgcggcggcggcggctgacCTGGATGGTCTGTCTGTTGTAGACTTTTACCACGTGGAAGTTAAAACTGTAGATCCCTTTGCGCGGCGCGATGAAAGTGCTGCGCTCCGAATCGAAGTTGTTCACGATGTTCACCAGCACCTACAAGGAGACGGGGACGGGGCGCGGAGGCAGGGCTCAGCGCCCGCGTCCCTCCGCGGGGTCCCGCAGCCGGCCCGCCCGCGCCCCTCCGCGCGCCCACCTGGTCGAAGTAGATGATCATGGTGCGATTGCTCATCTCGGACGGCTCGTGGTTGGTGCTCCGGATGGCGGAGAAGGCCACCTTGGCGCTGCCAGAGCGCACGGAGATGCCCAGGGCCGTGCCCGTGGGGTCGGACGTGGGGTTGGAGTCGCACACCACCAGGCACTTGCCCTCCAGGACGATGGGCTCCGTCTCGTTCTGCCCGCGGGCCGGGCCCGCCAGCCACGcagcccccagcagcagcagctccacgGCGCCCAGCATCGCGCCGCCGgcgcccaccccgcccccgcccccgagcCGCCTGCGCCAgccgccccccctccccggccccgctcCGAAGCCCCCTCCTCGGCTCGGCTCGGCGCGCAGCTCCGACGCCGCCGCCCTGGACACCGCGGCTCTGTCCTCGCGCTCCGGGACGGGCGTCTCCCGCCGCACGATGCTCCCGGAGCCCTTCCCGGGCCTCAGGGCTGTCGCGGCTGCCCAGCCGCACTTGGACGCATAGCCGCTGCCGCTCAGTGACCGcggtcgccgccgccgccgcctcccgcccgcacccgccgctgccgccgccgccgccgctctgAATTATTGATGCAGCGGGCGCTGCAGCCGGAGCCGGCGGAGAGCGCGCGCCGGGCACAAAGGCGCGGACCgaggcctggccccgcccccgcccccgccccgcccacctccctcccctgccccgccccctcctggccgACGCCCCGCCTCCCAGCCAATCCCGGCGCGCCGCGCTCCCCGCCGGGCCAATGGCGACGCTGTCCGCGCGCGGCCACCTGACCCCGGGAGCCGTTGTTATTAGGCGCGGCGAGGCGGGCGGCGCGCTGCAGCGGGGTTGGGCTCTGGCCGGGAGTCGACTGAGGGAGCGAGGGCGGGGAGcgcgtgcgcgcgtgtgtgtgtgcgcgcgcgcccGCGGCCAGTCCCGGGTCCCCGCGCtgcagcctctctccctctcgcctTCCGCCTCAGGCCAGGATCCTGTTCAGCTCCCTCGGCCCTTCCAGCCCGCCTCCCTCGTGGGCCCTCAGGTAGGAGGCAGCGCGTGTCATGGTCCGGAACGGAATCGCCTCGGGGCACAGGGCGCCCGCGCGTGGGTGCTTGGGGGTGGGTGGACAGCGCCCCCCAGCGGGCACGGGCGCGAGGGGCAGCCGGCGCGCAGGGGAGCCAGGGTTTCGGGGCCACCGGGCGGCAGGGCGCGTGCGTGAGCAGCGAAGGCGGGGCCTGCGCCGCGGCCTCGGGGGCGGTGCACGTGGCTGCAGTGTCCAGCTGGCTGTCTGCGCTCGAGGCCGGTGCTTCGGTGGGCGGCCGGAGCGCGGGGTGTCCGCGGCCGTGGGGGTGGCGCTTGGCCTCTCGCCCGCGCCCACCTCCCGAAGCGCCTGCCCTGCGGGTCTCGGAGGTCCGATCCTTCggacattcattcattcgttcgtGCATTCATTCACTTCTTCAGGATGTAGCCTGGAGCGCCCACCGTGTGCCTCTCACAGTCCGGCGTGCTGGGCTTTTGCCCGTAACAGTGCGTGTCTTTGCACCCGTGCTGTGTACCTGTTCGCAAGCCTGACCCACGTGAGTCTGTGCATCATTGCGGTGAGCTTCACGCAGCCGCCCGCACGGTGTGGGCGATTCGTCCAGGGTCGCCCCCCCCGCCGCGCGCGCACGCTTGGCGCTAGGAGCGCCCACGCGCA includes these proteins:
- the CBLN1 gene encoding cerebellin-1 isoform X2, whose protein sequence is MLGAVELLLLGAAWLAGPARGQNETEPIVLEGKCLVVCDSNPTSDPTGTALGISVRSGSAKVAFSAIRSTNHEPSEMSNRTMIIYFDQVLVNIVNNFDSERSTFIAPRKGIYSFNFHVVSLMLNGWPVISAFAGDQDVTREAASNGVLIQMEKGDRAYLKLERGNLMGGWKYSTFSGFLVFPL
- the CBLN1 gene encoding cerebellin-1 isoform X1, with protein sequence MLGAVELLLLGAAWLAGPARGQNETEPIVLEGKCLVVCDSNPTSDPTGTALGISVRSGSAKVAFSAIRSTNHEPSEMSNRTMIIYFDQVLVNIVNNFDSERSTFIAPRKGIYSFNFHVVKVYNRQTIQVSLMLNGWPVISAFAGDQDVTREAASNGVLIQMEKGDRAYLKLERGNLMGGWKYSTFSGFLVFPL